In Chloroflexota bacterium, one genomic interval encodes:
- a CDS encoding electron transfer flavoprotein subunit beta/FixA family protein encodes MHIVVCTKQTPDTAAKVEVKDGHVTWGDSGLVVNPWDEYAVEEAIRLKEKHNGKATALSMGPEGAKETLKTCLAMGCDQAILISDPALKGSDTAATATALAAAIQKLGDVDIVVFGKQAIDGDTGLTAVAVATKLGWTPLTYLSKIEIDAAAKTVAVERSLEEGKQLCVAKLPAVVSVVKDINEPRYPSFMGIRKAAKAVIPTWSVADLGLDPAKVGVAGSSVTWPEIYPLPARESNVEIIDGSPEEIAAKLADKLIAEKVI; translated from the coding sequence TTGCATATCGTAGTTTGCACCAAACAAACGCCCGACACCGCGGCCAAAGTCGAAGTGAAAGACGGGCATGTCACCTGGGGCGATTCCGGGCTGGTCGTCAACCCGTGGGACGAGTACGCAGTTGAAGAAGCAATCCGGCTCAAAGAAAAACACAACGGCAAAGCCACGGCTCTAAGCATGGGGCCGGAAGGCGCGAAGGAAACTCTCAAGACCTGTCTGGCGATGGGATGCGATCAAGCCATTCTGATCTCCGACCCGGCGCTGAAAGGCTCGGACACCGCCGCCACTGCCACCGCCCTGGCCGCCGCCATTCAAAAGCTGGGCGACGTGGACATCGTCGTCTTTGGCAAGCAAGCCATTGACGGCGACACCGGGTTGACCGCCGTGGCTGTGGCAACCAAACTCGGTTGGACGCCCCTCACTTATCTTTCCAAAATTGAGATTGATGCCGCCGCCAAAACGGTTGCCGTCGAGCGCTCGCTCGAGGAAGGCAAGCAACTCTGCGTTGCCAAACTGCCCGCCGTCGTCAGCGTGGTCAAAGACATTAACGAGCCGCGCTACCCGTCGTTCATGGGCATTCGCAAGGCGGCCAAAGCCGTCATCCCAACCTGGTCGGTCGCCGACCTGGGCCTTGACCCGGCCAAAGTGGGCGTGGCCGGCTCGTCGGTGACCTGGCCCGAAATCTACCCGCTTCCGGCGCGCGAGAGCAACGTCGAGATCATTGACGGCTCCCCCGAAGAGATCGCCGCCAAACTAGCCGACAAGCTGATTGCGGAGAAAGTCATTTAG
- a CDS encoding tetratricopeptide repeat protein, which produces MMSLRKHPALKIGLAFLIVLLLNIQPNWKPLQDDWRVLRGSTSFTGDSYRAISDAYARQPWNADWAQSAGFAALAVGDYAAAQTALQKTASLKGWTPELHIALGDAYQGQGLSDQAVTEWETALPDHLTDTALLTKLARVYENKGRYPEAAAVLRTLVALEPDNAFAQYRFGVVLSVIDPPSAPAHLALAAGLDESVQPFAESLSQAVAAGLDADDPAYMAGVIGYTLIGLQEYPLAKASLLNAVSDRPDFAEAHAYLGLAEDRLGGDGLDSYERALALDDTLPLAHYLLGLHHRRKGDNDAAIAELKRAFDLDPANAAAAAELGSAYAELNNLQEAESWYIQAVNVASEDANFWVLLSQFYLDHEIRIEDAALATAQKAYELAPNLAEANDALGYAYYLNGSFKFAEEFLLKAQSLDGRSARINFHLGLMYLDTNRPDEARQALNAAASLDAGGPIAEAAIRALTTRLGGPSPTP; this is translated from the coding sequence ATGATGTCGCTTCGCAAACACCCGGCCCTCAAAATCGGCCTGGCTTTCCTCATTGTCCTCCTGCTCAACATTCAGCCTAACTGGAAACCTTTGCAAGACGATTGGCGAGTCCTGCGCGGCTCAACCAGCTTCACCGGCGACTCGTACCGGGCGATCAGCGATGCTTACGCTCGCCAGCCCTGGAACGCCGACTGGGCGCAGAGCGCCGGGTTCGCCGCCCTGGCTGTGGGCGACTACGCCGCCGCCCAAACCGCCCTGCAAAAAACTGCCAGCCTCAAAGGGTGGACGCCGGAACTACACATCGCTCTCGGCGATGCTTATCAGGGCCAGGGGTTGAGCGACCAGGCGGTGACGGAATGGGAGACCGCCCTGCCCGACCACCTGACCGACACCGCTCTGCTCACCAAGCTGGCCCGAGTCTACGAAAACAAAGGCCGCTACCCCGAAGCCGCCGCCGTCCTCAGAACCCTCGTCGCCCTCGAACCGGACAACGCTTTCGCCCAATATCGTTTCGGCGTCGTCCTGTCGGTGATCGATCCGCCCTCGGCCCCGGCCCACCTGGCGCTGGCCGCCGGTTTGGATGAGTCGGTTCAACCATTTGCCGAAAGCCTAAGCCAGGCCGTGGCCGCCGGGCTGGACGCCGATGATCCGGCTTACATGGCCGGCGTCATCGGCTATACCTTGATCGGCCTGCAAGAGTATCCGCTGGCCAAAGCGTCTCTGCTCAACGCCGTGAGCGACCGGCCCGACTTCGCCGAAGCCCACGCTTACCTGGGCCTGGCCGAAGACCGGCTGGGCGGCGACGGGCTGGATTCTTACGAACGCGCCCTGGCCCTCGACGACACTCTGCCGCTGGCTCACTACCTGCTTGGTTTGCATCATCGCCGCAAAGGCGACAACGATGCCGCCATTGCCGAACTCAAACGCGCCTTCGACCTCGACCCGGCCAACGCCGCCGCCGCCGCCGAACTGGGCAGTGCTTACGCCGAACTCAATAATTTGCAAGAGGCCGAAAGCTGGTACATCCAGGCCGTCAACGTTGCGTCAGAGGATGCGAACTTCTGGGTGTTGTTGTCGCAGTTCTATCTGGATCACGAGATTCGAATCGAAGACGCCGCCCTGGCCACCGCCCAAAAAGCATACGAGCTGGCCCCCAACCTGGCCGAAGCCAACGACGCGCTCGGCTACGCTTATTACCTCAACGGCTCGTTCAAGTTCGCCGAAGAATTTTTGCTCAAGGCCCAAAGCCTCGACGGGCGCTCGGCTCGCATCAACTTTCATCTGGGACTGATGTATCTCGACACCAACCGGCCCGACGAAGCCCGGCAGGCCCTCAACGCCGCCGCCAGCCTGGACGCTGGCGGCCCCATCGCCGAAGCCGCCATTCGCGCCCTCACCACCCGCCTCGGCGGCCCCTCACCCACGCCATGA
- a CDS encoding histidine triad nucleotide-binding protein, producing MPDCVFCKIVSGELPSRIVHQGELVTAFRDLNPQAPVHVLIVPNQHIGGVNDLTAEHTPILAALFAAAKKIASDEGLAQNGYRLVLNQGSHGGQTVVHLHLHLLGGRRMIWPPG from the coding sequence ATGCCCGACTGTGTCTTCTGCAAAATTGTAAGCGGCGAGTTGCCTTCCAGGATTGTTCACCAGGGTGAACTGGTTACAGCATTTCGCGACCTCAACCCGCAGGCGCCGGTTCACGTCCTCATCGTGCCCAACCAGCACATCGGCGGCGTGAACGACCTCACTGCCGAACACACGCCGATCCTGGCCGCCCTCTTCGCCGCCGCCAAAAAAATCGCCAGCGACGAAGGCCTGGCCCAAAACGGGTATCGGCTCGTCCTCAATCAGGGCAGTCACGGCGGCCAAACCGTCGTCCATTTGCACCTGCACCTGCTCGGAGGCCGGCGCATGATCTGGCCGCCGGGATAA